The Pseudochaenichthys georgianus chromosome 24, fPseGeo1.2, whole genome shotgun sequence genome includes a region encoding these proteins:
- the LOC117439571 gene encoding homeodomain-interacting protein kinase 1-like, whose translation MLSRKEHQPLIDTISENYQILKVLGAGCYGQVVECLKLDTEETVAVKVLKQKNSSKNNMKEVLILERLQCFDPDKSHIVRCHECFQSFDRTFLVFEMLDMSLHDYMNKRGRLPLPLKGIQMMIRDLATALDTLKGIGIIHSDLKMDNVMLVNHHVKPLRVKLIDFGLAVKNSEVWPRAVMQPLWNRSPEIILGLPFNEAIDIWSLGTILAEMLLGFPLFPGRHEYDVLRYIIDLLGEPPKELLNRALNTGLFFKENRKSFLKKHWTFKTPKEFQMETLKKTMEERKYSFSSLEALKKTRFHKANSPELEDRTECVELLKEMLTMHQNNRITPDKILVHPFTIRRYLSRKDCPKPSSHCEPSTLKELPSGFTEVQTDERTLEVGEAPKESSAISTQAVQGAMAMAEIEQEWKLESISNEDWEIEIMESVMASDNTKAPSSSIEESLSSPVISQPRKGVRGFFSNMKRKSCFYVPCGAGGGFALEKLKR comes from the exons ATGTTGTCAAGAAAGGAACATCAACCCCTGATCGACACAATCTCAGAAAACTACCAGATCTTGAAAGTTCTGGGAGCGGGTTGCTATGGACAGGTGGTGGAATGTTTAAAACTGGACACCGAAGAGACTGTGGCTGTGAAGGTTTTAAAACAAAAGAACTCATCGAAAAATAACATGAAAGAG GTTCTCATACTGGAAAGGCTCCAATGTTTCGACCCTGATAAGTCCCACATCGTCAGATGCCACGAATGTTTTCAATCGTTTGACCGGACCTTCCTGGTGTTTGAAATGCTGGATATGAGCCTCCATGACTACATGAACAAGAGGGGAAGGCTGCCATTACCACTAAAAGGCATACAAATGATGATCAGAGAT TTGGCCACAGCATTAGATACCCTGAAGGGTATTGGAATAATCCATTCAGACTTAAAAATGGACAACGTCATGCTGGTGAATCACCACGTAAAGCCACTCAGGGTGAAGCTAATCGACTTTGGTCTAGCTGTAAAGAACTCCGAAGTGTGGCCAAGAGCTGTAATGCAGCCTCTTTGGAATAG GTCCCCTGAAATCATTCTTGGCCTGCCATTTAATGAGGCCATTGACATTTGGTCTCTTGGCACAATATTGGCTGAAATGCTGCTCGGATTTCCGCTTTTCCCAGGAAGACATGAGTATGATGTG CTGCGTTACATCATCGATCTCCTGGGTGAACCACCAAAGGAACTCCTGAATCGTGCATTGAACACAGGGTTATTCTTCAAAGAAAACAGAAAATCCTTTTTGAAGAAGCATTGGACATTCAAG ACACCCAAGGAGTTTCAGATGGAAACGTTGAAGAAAACGATGGAGGAAAGGAAATATAGCTTTTCCTCTCTGGAGGCGCTGAAAAAA ACAAGGTTTCACAAAGCAAACAGCCCCGAATTAGAAGATAGGACGGAATGCGTGGAGCTTTTGAAGGAAATGCTCACGATGCACCAAAATAATAGGATTACTCCAGATAAAATCCTGGTCCATCCTTTCACAATAAGGCGCTACCTCAGTCGAAAAGACTGCCCTAA ACCCTCCTCACATTGTGAACCCTCAACTCTCAAAGAGCTGCCATCTGGTTTCACTGAGGTTCAGACGGATGAGAGGACCCTGGAGGTGGGAGAAGCCCCCAAAGAGAGCAGTGCCATCAG TACCCAGGCTGTGCAGGGAGCAATGGCGATGGCTGAAATTGAGCAGGAATGGAAACTGGAGTCAATTAGTAATGAAGATTGGGAAATTGAAATCATGGAATCGGTTATGGCAAGCGACAACACCAAAGCTCCCAGCTCCAGCATCGAAGAGTCCTTATCCTCACCTG TGATCAGCCAGCCCAGGAAAGGAGTCAGAGGATTCTTCTCCAATATGAAGAGGAAGTCCTGCTTCTATGTGCCTtgcggggcggggggggggtttgcactggaaaaactgaaacgttga